taagaatatttatattaagaaatccccttttttaattgcgcggtgcttttttataccgtacttttactaatttaactagttaatttctaattacgggccggttataaaaaaatcgtttagtaaaaaagctactcggggcgatagtaaaaggctagttacttaagtagttctattaattaacgtagtttaacgtagtagacgttgacctctcgtaagtaataaagggctataattacttaattccgtatagcaTTCGAaaatcgccccctttttcgtttacttccgtaaggttaattaatacgaatctcctatcctatatagtattaagaagtcgtctcttttacgtagcgagatattttactaatctataataatagaatttaattactaattagtattagtattcttattatagggtagttagttcgaaccgtagttaataaagagattaattaaactatataaatatctacgtagtaggtataaaaaggaggttctaaccgtaggttaggctagctataataatcgtaaatagggcccctaattagcccctgcgcagtcggctatataccgcggtcgaattagacttctaatccgatagatAGATATACGGAAGAGATGGTAAAAGGAGGCAGAACTTTGAGGTCTTGTAGTATGTAGATGAGTAATTTGAGGAATATTAAGACTAGACCGACATATTGGCCTGGCGAGGTGGCCGGGTAACCGGCATCAACTGAATGAGTCGTAAATGGCGCTGCAACATTCTGTATGATCACGACCTCTGCCTGCAAATATCAAGAATAGTAGCGTTGCATAAGTAATTCGGAACGTGCGGCCCGAAtgataatctcttataaattTGCGTCTGTGACTACTAAGGATACGACTTTATGGAGTTCAAGTATTTTAATCACACGATCTCCAATGAAGTTATTCTTCGGGTCTTTTGCTTTGCTGGAAAGAGGAAGCCGGTCAATCAAACACCCGATCACAtaggtacctaaggtagcTTCAGCAAGACTCAAGTCGCGAAATTATTCGTTATTTTGCAAAGCTTAATCTTGGATAGGTCGGACTCAATCTTCAAAGTGAGATACACTAGTAGGCATTCTGCATGATCATCTTTATCAAGTCCAGGTCTTCCCGAGCATCCACGGCCGAGGTCTTCGGGATAGTCTTCTTCGTTACACAAGAGTGAAAATCCAGGAACTCAAGCGTGAAGGGATCCTCATACGTTTTCCTGACAATTTTCTCTTGGTAACCGTCACCTTTGGCGGTCTCGATTTTCTCCCTGATGGTCATGGTAATAGGAAGCCCCTTAACGTACGGAGTATCGTAGTCAACGCGCACAATCTTTTCTCGCGAGTAGATCTCGATGTGAGCGTCAAATCTGGGTACGTCGATGATACCTGACTCGTACATGACGGGGAAGCCTTCGTATTGGAACAACACGCTCCAGATTGGCAACCCAAGAGAGGCACCCACAACTCGTGAGGGCATGCCGACCATCTCGCGCAGCGCAGAGAAGTCATGTACTCCAAGTCTATCAGATAGACGTGATGGGTCAGCGAGAAGGAAACTCTTCTTTCGGGTCGGCTCTGCCGAGAGATGTGACCTACCCTGTGAACAACCTGAACATTGTCATTGACCCTGGCGTTGCGTCAACCCCAATTTCTTTGATGAGCGCTGTTTTGACCATCTCTTCTTCGGTAGACTTCATCTCTGCCGTATCTTGCTTCGGGTAGTCGGTGTATTTCTTGGGAAATGTGCCAGATTGGTCTACGAAAGAGCTATTTTGCCCAATGATATCTACAGTATCTATTGTCAGCTTGGTCTCTAATCTTCAACATGTCGAACAGTAACATACCCCTGACGCGAATGTAATCAATCTTTTCCATCCCTCCCACTTCCTTCACAGCATCGAGGAAAGATTCGGCATATCGCCTCTGGTATCCGACAAAGACCTTCGCCTCAGAGGTCTGCTCCGCCGCGATGATGGCATCAAGGTCGCGATAGTTCAATGCGAGAGGCTTCTCTACGAATACATACTTGTTGTGCTGAAGAGCTAGGATCGCTTGTGAAGGATGGAATGCGTTGACGTTGCAGATGACCACAACGTCCGTATCGGGAGAGGTAATCAGCTCTTCAGCATTCAATGTCGTCTTGGGTGACCCGCCAGCGACCTTTTTCGTGCAGAGGTCAAGGGCTTGCTGGGAGATATCGGAGATGTAAGTGATCTCAAAATGAGTGGACAAACTGTTTAGCACAAGAATATGGGACACCTGCATTGGTGAAGCTTTAGTGTCTGCGGAAAAATGGATTCAAATGTAAGACAAACCTGCGCGAGCTCTCCCAAACCAATGATTCCGACTTTGAGAACCTGGCTGAGCTTGGTCCCGTTTGTTACTCCGACCATCTTGAGAGGCGGCGAAAGAGCTAGGCTGAAAGGTTTACTGCAGGCGGCCAGATTGAAGCTGGTTTGTTTTGGTCTCCTCTACAAAAGGACAAGTCATACAACATTCGACAACATATAAGCAACACAATCAATCAAATGTGCTTCCTCGATGTTGAAGACGCAAGGCTCAGCTCTCCTGGAGGCTTTCGAGGACCTGGAGCCTGGCTCCAAGTTTCCAAAGGATTACGCGTCGCGGCCGCCATTATCCGATGGATTACCTGAGAAAGATAGACCTACTTTAGGCTCCGGACAAGCGGACCGTCTGATGAAATCACAAAGATGTCCCGAATGAGACCAAAGCGGCGTAATGGACGAAAGATCTTTTCATCTTATGCGCGCTGGAAGCTGCATTGTGACGGCGCATACAGCTTTGTGGTACCTTACATGGAGCCCTTTGCATTTCTACTGGAACGGCAGGTGTTGCATCTTACATCAGCTAAGCACCTTCAAATATGCAAATTTTCCATATCCGGTCAAATCCTACAACTGAGGGGCGCGCCACCGTCTTGAAGCAGGCGGCCCGTCGCCTCCGGCCCCTGAGCCTGAGGCGTCCCGTCCGGAAAACGGGAAGGATCGCGAAGGATCGCGAAGGGTAAAGTCGAAATCATCAGCCTACATGAACCCTGAAGATACAGCCGGAAGGATTGGCGGGGTTTGCATGATACTTCGACTTTCCTCTTCCGCTACCGACCGCGGTCATTAGGCCAGACGGCCTGGCGAAGAATGTCCCTTCTCCAAGCACCTCACGATAGTGTCAACGAACAACCTCTTCTTTGCCAAACATACACGTTCTCGATATATCTGAATTCAACGAAATGCCTCAAGCCTGGCGAGTTTACCTGTACGGCGCTGGCTCAATTGCATGGCGACATGGCGTTGCGGCGGAAAGCCTGGGCGACGATGTTCAGCTTTTTGCTGCAGACCCCTCGAAGGATGCTCGGGAAGCATTGCTCGCCAAATTACCCAAAGTTACTGTCTATGAAGATGTAGAGACAATGCTCGCCAGTTCCCCAGGGCAAGAGCGCGACATAGTCGTGGTAGCCGTGCCTCCATTCCTGCACCACGCAGCAACACTACGCGCGTTCCGATCCAACCGCCATGTTCTCTGCGAAAAGCCGCTGGCAACATCCGAGAAGGAGATGAATGAGATGTTAGCCGCTAGTGCTGAAGCCAATAGAGTCTTTGGAGAGTGCAGCTTTCGATATCTCGGAAATAAAGCTTTGGATCGCGCCCGCCATTTGATCGAGACGGGTGGAATAGGGTCTATCTATCATGCCCGCTTTATCAACCGCCAGCCAAGAGCTCGCGCGGGAATCGAGTATCAACCGTCGAGCAGATGGTTtttggagaaggagaagtcTGGCGGCGGCATCGTATTCGACTGGGGCGTCTACGATGTCACCATGTTCTTCGACGTCCTCCGCCCAGTTGCTGCCACGGTCAACCATGCCTGGCTGGCCACGCCAACTACCGGTGCTGACCCGTCTGGGACAGTGATTTCTGTCGAGACACATGCTGGCGCGTCTCTGACTTTGAAGCTTCAGGACGGCACTGTGATCCCATTCTACTGGGAGCGAGCAAGCGGTTTCCATGGAGACGCCCAGGTCGCTCTGAGTATCGACGGCACGGCTGGCGGTCTGACATGGGAATGGGTCCCGACTTTTGACTACAAGGACGAAGTCGATGAGCTCGAGCAAGGCTTCAAGCTGGTGCACTATATCGACAACAACGGCAAAGTCGAGGCTAAGGAAGAGAAGTTTCCTGCTTTCGGGTGGGAGGACGCAAATCAACGCCCCTTACTGTCCTTTGTCGATTTAATCGAGGGACGCGACAGCGTTGCTCTATCCAGGAGCAGGCTCGAGTTCAATTTTGGTGTCGTATCAGCTATTTACCAGTGTGCCTCCGATGGCAAACCCGTTCATGTTCAATTGAAGTAGAttgtttgtttgtttgtttATACCATTTTACGCCGTGATATCCTTAAGTAAGGCAAAAGGcgactatattacgttaaaattataagacCGTATACCGTGCCCCGTAGGgcctatataataccctcctataaaataatataatatatactctaagatTAGCCCTTTTACCTAAGCATAGCCccctataatatcttataacCTAGGATAAACATACTTAGCGAGGTTCGAGcattacgttagtaatataatagactaactaagtagtgttctatatatctataaAAAGACCGTCGTCGTgctatagtaagtattactacCCGAGGTAGAGAGtctagctcttttaataagtagagggagagtagtatagtataaaataataaagtaaggggaggaagtatataatatatatcgtattataaagtaatataatatattatatagtaaagtaaagtattagtataacgtagataaagagtaatactactattagtaccGCTATACGTAAACGTAAGCTTCGTAGGGCCGACggggtatatagcttattacgtatccTAGTTAAACGAGCCGTATCGACGTACTCGCCCTATAAGATTAATATCCGCTAGGGGAGCTAACGGCCGTActaataaacctattataGTAGGGGggtttagcttaaaaaggtctattttaaatagttagttaggaTACGAACTATATAGTACGTCCTATTGCGTCggtctattaatataagggctAAGAGGGGCACCCCGAGACCTCTATTATAGccatactatttagtaataaatacgggtCTAGTATTGCCGTAGCTACTTCTGCGCGCACTAACCTAATTCTAATAAATATCggtttattttaagtagatattaataaagaaccgggagctctataatagtataatataagtagactagtttttactaagttaataccGGACGAAGTTAGCTCGGGCGAACTATAGCGTACCCTTACGCAAgactaaatagtaataataaatataattaagtaccttctcctttttatataagtagcggaggttagtatcgttatagtcgtataagtagtagtatataatatagtcccTATAGCCGGACTTAGCTAAGAGgagctaataaagctagcGTTACGTAAGCGACTTTAGCTCGGGGCTCGCcgcgctattaataagtaaggtaagggccctataggagtttagttagtaatcctCTTACTAGCCCCgaagtataattaactatttttcttaagtacgacgcttaatataaataatagttaggGGGCGTATAAATAGGTTAGGGGGACTTATAgtagtaccctttttaactaattagtccGCTATCtcgttctttataatacctttataACTAGGCGTTTAGCGGGAGGTAACGGGGACCctagcgtttttaataagctccttaaacttaagaatagtatattaagaggataaggggggggtactatttaagtacttaatagcggcctagttatttaagcagaccgtaatagctataatagacttatttttaagcccTAGCGCCGCGCGGAGACCTATAGTAGCCccttttattttagtattaaaaacctCGGCCCGGAGGAGGTAGTAGTACCCGAGATAAATTAGTTACGgtccttagtaaataatatacttaaagccCGTAGCCTCTAAAGTTAtctataacctatttatataggctataatatatatagtaaggagagatttatactattcataatagctttatatctcctctattttagttacctcttaagtattattaaagttatttataatcgagaAGTTACGGGGTAgtaaggctagttataggGGACGTTTaacttaactagctatttagataAGCGTAGTTAAGTAAGAGGGGTTCCCGcggttatatagtagcttataattgcAGATCCTTTAGGCTAGGGGATaagagtagtttaatataaaaagcctaaCGGCATAGCGGTCTCTAAGGGAGTTTAAgaaaagctttattaataaagtacttacttcgcgtagtagcgttataactaatatagtccgctatattaaaaaggagccCCTTAAGGCGATATTAATAGGGGTCTAAAGGGTCTTAATAACCG
The Colletotrichum lupini chromosome 6, complete sequence DNA segment above includes these coding regions:
- a CDS encoding oxidoreductase family protein, which gives rise to MPQAWRVYLYGAGSIAWRHGVAAESLGDDVQLFAADPSKDAREALLAKLPKVTVYEDVETMLASSPGQERDIVVVAVPPFLHHAATLRAFRSNRHVLCEKPLATSEKEMNEMLAASAEANRVFGECSFRYLGNKALDRARHLIETGGIGSIYHARFINRQPRARAGIEYQPSSRWFLEKEKSGGGIVFDWGVYDVTMFFDVLRPVAATVNHAWLATPTTGADPSGTVISVETHAGASLTLKLQDGTVIPFYWERASGFHGDAQVALSIDGTAGGLTWEWVPTFDYKDEVDELEQGFKLVHYIDNNGKVEAKEEKFPAFGWEDANQRPLLSFVDLIEGRDSVALSRSRLEFNFGVVSAIYQCASDGKPVHVQLK
- a CDS encoding oxidoreductase family protein yields the protein MAAATRNPLETWSQAPGPRKPPGELSLAFNLAACSKPFSLALSPPLKMVGVTNGTKLSQVLKVGIIGLGELAQVSHILVLNSLSTHFEITYISDISQQALDLCTKKVAGGSPKTTLNAEELITSPDTDVVVICNVNAFHPSQAILALQHNKYVFVEKPLALNYRDLDAIIAAEQTSEAKVFVGYQRRYAESFLDAVKEVGGMEKIDYIRVRDIIGQNSSFVDQSGTFPKKYTDYPKQDTAEMKSTEEEMVKTALIKEIGVDATPGSMTMFRLFTGLGVHDFSALREMVGMPSRVVGASLGLPIWSVLFQYEGFPVMYESGIIDVPRFDAHIEIYSREKIVRVDYDTPYVKGLPITMTIREKIETAKGDGYQEKIVRKTYEDPFTLEFLDFHSCVTKKTIPKTSAVDAREDLDLIKMIMQNAY